In Vigna radiata var. radiata cultivar VC1973A unplaced genomic scaffold, Vradiata_ver6 scaffold_283, whole genome shotgun sequence, one genomic interval encodes:
- the LOC106779470 gene encoding probable leucine-rich repeat receptor-like serine/threonine-protein kinase At3g14840 isoform X1 translates to MKKITPSQFLFLSLLLVCFTSLAFGQNITHPDEVKALKDIGNTLGNKNWDTDIDPCSNKPPWNVTMDKDKANYVRCNCSISIDSFCHVVSIMLKTQNLTGTLPPELTGLPHLEEIDLSRNYLNGTIPVAWGSSKLRNISLLGNRLTGPIPKEIGNITTLQSLVLEFNQFTGNITSDLGNLSHLERLHLTSNNFTGELPETLAKLTSLRELRLNDNNFSGRIPSFIQRWRNLEILEIQGSGLSGPIPSEISFLHNLEDLRITDLTNGSDSTFPQINMTKLETLILRNCQISDELPPYLGNMKSIDMKTLDLSFNKLSGEIPETFQNLLSIPTRVYLTGNLLNGTLPTWVADEVKSKNAKSIDLSYNNFTDKNSEACQETEGEMNLFASFPRSQRAPVTCLTSGNCTRTFDYFHINCGGGQETSSEGIVYDDDVDSSGAATSKMPKENWAFSNTGHFLDANNNNAEVYIQKSQNTLSMTDSALYQTARVSPISLTYYGMCLENGEYTVSLHFAEIMFTDDNTYSSLGRRIFDVYIQGKLELKDFNIANEAGGVGKNITKIISTTVSNNSLEIRFYWAGKGTTAIPYRSVYGPLISAISATRVNSSRTDPRSMAVGVVIGISVSAIIFVILVVLAWRLHIGKRNSLTKELKQLNLQVGLFTMRQIKVATNNFDIANKIGEGGFGPVYKGILSDGTTIAVKMLSSKSKQGNREFINEIGLISALQHACLVKLYGCCVEGNQLLLVYEYLENNSLAHALFRNEESCLRLDWPTRYKICVGIARGLAFLHEESRLKVVHRDIKATNVLLDKDLNPKISDFGLAKLDDEDNTHISTRIAGTYGYMAPEYAMHGYLTDKADVYSFGVVALEIVTGKSNTIPRPKQEALHLLDWAHLLKEKGNLMELVDRRLGSNFNEKEVMVVIKVGLLCTNVTANLRPTMSTVLSMLEGKAVIPEFISDSSEIMDEEKLEAMRQYYSQIEENERNETQRNHSSSKDGPWTASSSSAADLYPVHIDSSYWEKRN, encoded by the exons ATGAAGAAGATCACTCCTTCTCAATTTCTCTTCCTTTCACTCCTTCTGGTATGCTTCACATCCCTTGCTTTTGGACAAAATATCACTCACCCAGACGAAG TGAAAGCTCTGAAAGATATAGGCAACACCCTTGGTAATAAGAACTGGGACACAGATATAGATCCATGCAGTAATAAACCTCCCTGGAATGTAACTATGGACAAAGACAAAGCCAACTATGTCAGATGCAACTGTTCTATCTCCATTGACAGCTTTTGTCATGTTGTTTCAAT AATGCTGAAAACACAAAATCTTACAGGCACGCTCCCACCTGAATTGACAGGGCTACCTCACCTTGAAGAAAT TGACCTCAGTCGCAATTATCTTAATGGCACAATACCTGTTGCATGGGGCTCCTCCAAACTTCGCAATAT TTCTCTTCTTGGAAATCGACTTACTGGTCCCATCCCAAAAGAGATAGGAAACATCACAACCCTCCAAAGTTT GGTCCTtgaattcaatcaattcactgGAAATATTACATCGGATCTTGGAAACCTTTCTCACCTTGAAAGATT GCATCTTACTTCTAACAACTTCACTGGAGAACTTCCTGAAACTTTGGCTAAGCTTACATCATTGAGAGAGCT TCGTCTTAATGACAATAACTTCTCTGGAAGGATACCCAGTTTTATTCAAAGATGGAGAAATCTTGAAATATT AGAAATTCAAGGTAGTGGTTTAAGTGGGCCAATTCCTTCTGAAATTTCATTTCTGCACAACTTAGAAGATTT GAGAATTACTGACTTGACTAATGGATCGGATTCCACTTTCCCACAAATTAATATGACAAAGTTGGAAACACT GATACTAAGGAACTGCCAAATTAGCGACGAATTACCTCCGTATCTTGGGAACATGAAAAGCATTGACATGAAAACCTT AGACCTAAGCTTTAACAAATTAAGCGGAGAGATTCCAGAGACATTTCAAAACCTATTATCAATACCCACACGCGT ATATCTCACAGGAAATCTACTTAATGGAACACTACCTACGTGGGTAGCTGATGAAGTTAAATCTAAGAATGCAAAATCAAT AGATCTTTCATACAACAACTTCACCGATAAAAACTCCGAAGCATGCCAAGAGACTGAAGGCGAAAT GAACTTGTTTGCAAGCTTCCCAAGGAGCCaaag GGCACCTGTTACTTGTCTGACTAGTGGAAACTGTACGAGAA CCTTCGATTATTTCCATATAAATTGTGGTGGTGGACAGGAGACAAGTAGTGAGGGTATAGTGTACGACGATGACGTGGATTCATCAGGGGCAGCAACATCTAAAATGCCCAAAGAAAACTGGGCATTTAGCAATACTGGTCATTTCTTGGatgctaataataataatgcagAAGTCTATATCCAAAAAAGTCAAAATACGCTTTCTATGACTGATTCTGCATTGTATCAGACTGCACGTGTATCTCCCATTTCTTTGACTTATTACGGAATGTGTCTGGAAAATGGAGAGTACACAGTATCACTGCATTTTGCAGAGATCATGTTCACCGATGATAACACATATAGCAGTCTTGGAAGACGTATATTTGATGTTTACATTCAG GGAAAGCTAGAATTGAAGGATTTCAATATTGCAAATGAAGCAGGAGGAGTTGGGAAGAacatcacaaaaataatttcaactactGTTAGTAATAACTCTTTAGAGATTCGATTTTATTGGGCTGGAAAAGGAACAACTGCTATCCCATATAGATCAGTATATGGCCCTCTTATATCTGCTATATCTGCCACTCGTG TAAACAGTTCCAGAACAGATCCACGTAGCATGGCTGTAGGGGTTGTAATTGGGATATCAGTTTCTGCAATAATATTTGTCATACTTGTTGTACTTGCCTGGAGACTTCATATTGGgaaaagaaattcattaacaaaaG AGTTAAAGCAGTTAAATTTGCAAGTGGGTTTGTTTACTATGCGTCAAATAAAAGTTGCAACGAATAACTTTGATATTGCTAATAAGATTGGAGAAGGAGGCTTTGGTCCTGTCTACAAG GGTATTTTATCGGATGGCACAACAATAGCAGTTAAAATGCTTTCATCAAAGTCTAAGCAAGGGAACCGTGAGTTTATAAATGAGATAGGTTTGATTTCAGCTTTGCAACACGCTTGTCTTGTTAAACTTTACGGTTGTTGTGTTGAGGGAAATCAGTTGTTGCTGGTTTACGAATATCTGGAAAACAATAGTCTTGCACATGCTTTATTTA GAAATGAAGAATCTTGTTTGCGATTGGATTGGCCAACCAGGTATAAGATTTGTGTTGGTATAGCTAGAGGTTTGGCTTTCCTACATGAAGAATCAAGATTAAAAGTTGTTCACAGAGACATAAAGGCTACTAATGTGTTGTTAGACAAAGATCTAAACCCTAAGATATCTGATTTTGGTCTTGCAAAGCTTGATGATGAAGACAACACTCACATAAGCACAAGAATAGCTGGCACTTA TGGATATATGGCTCCAGAATATGCCATGCATGGTTATTTAACTGATAAAGCAGATGTTTATAGTTTTGGAGTGGTTGCCTTGGAAATTGTAACTGGAAAGAGTAATACCATCCCTCGACCCAAGCAAGAAGCATTGCATCTTTTAGATTGG GCCCATTTgctgaaagagaaaggaaatcTGATGGAGCTTGTTGACAGAAGGTTAGGATCAAATTTCAATGAAAAAGAGGTTATGGTGGTGATAAAAGTGGGTCTTTTGTGCACAAATGTCACTGCAAATCTTAGGCCTACCATGTCAACAGTGCTTAGCATGCTTGAAGGAAAAGCTGTGATTCCAGAATTTATTTCAGATTCATCTGAAATAATGGATGAAGAGAAACTAGAGGCAATGAGACAATATTACTctcaaattgaagaaaatgagagaaatgaAACACAGAGAAATCATAGTTCATCAAAAGATGGGCCATGGACTGCTTCGTCTTCATCAGCTGCAGATTTATATCCTGTCCATATTGATTCTTCTTATTGGGAGAAAAGAAATTAG
- the LOC106779470 gene encoding probable leucine-rich repeat receptor-like serine/threonine-protein kinase At3g14840 isoform X2 encodes MSDATVLSPLTAFVMLFQCTLPPELTGLPHLEEIDLSRNYLNGTIPVAWGSSKLRNISLLGNRLTGPIPKEIGNITTLQSLVLEFNQFTGNITSDLGNLSHLERLHLTSNNFTGELPETLAKLTSLRELRLNDNNFSGRIPSFIQRWRNLEILEIQGSGLSGPIPSEISFLHNLEDLRITDLTNGSDSTFPQINMTKLETLILRNCQISDELPPYLGNMKSIDMKTLDLSFNKLSGEIPETFQNLLSIPTRVYLTGNLLNGTLPTWVADEVKSKNAKSIDLSYNNFTDKNSEACQETEGEMNLFASFPRSQRAPVTCLTSGNCTRTFDYFHINCGGGQETSSEGIVYDDDVDSSGAATSKMPKENWAFSNTGHFLDANNNNAEVYIQKSQNTLSMTDSALYQTARVSPISLTYYGMCLENGEYTVSLHFAEIMFTDDNTYSSLGRRIFDVYIQGKLELKDFNIANEAGGVGKNITKIISTTVSNNSLEIRFYWAGKGTTAIPYRSVYGPLISAISATRVNSSRTDPRSMAVGVVIGISVSAIIFVILVVLAWRLHIGKRNSLTKELKQLNLQVGLFTMRQIKVATNNFDIANKIGEGGFGPVYKGILSDGTTIAVKMLSSKSKQGNREFINEIGLISALQHACLVKLYGCCVEGNQLLLVYEYLENNSLAHALFRNEESCLRLDWPTRYKICVGIARGLAFLHEESRLKVVHRDIKATNVLLDKDLNPKISDFGLAKLDDEDNTHISTRIAGTYGYMAPEYAMHGYLTDKADVYSFGVVALEIVTGKSNTIPRPKQEALHLLDWAHLLKEKGNLMELVDRRLGSNFNEKEVMVVIKVGLLCTNVTANLRPTMSTVLSMLEGKAVIPEFISDSSEIMDEEKLEAMRQYYSQIEENERNETQRNHSSSKDGPWTASSSSAADLYPVHIDSSYWEKRN; translated from the exons ATGTCAGATGCAACTGTTCTATCTCCATTGACAGCTTTTGTCATGTTGTTTCAAT GCACGCTCCCACCTGAATTGACAGGGCTACCTCACCTTGAAGAAAT TGACCTCAGTCGCAATTATCTTAATGGCACAATACCTGTTGCATGGGGCTCCTCCAAACTTCGCAATAT TTCTCTTCTTGGAAATCGACTTACTGGTCCCATCCCAAAAGAGATAGGAAACATCACAACCCTCCAAAGTTT GGTCCTtgaattcaatcaattcactgGAAATATTACATCGGATCTTGGAAACCTTTCTCACCTTGAAAGATT GCATCTTACTTCTAACAACTTCACTGGAGAACTTCCTGAAACTTTGGCTAAGCTTACATCATTGAGAGAGCT TCGTCTTAATGACAATAACTTCTCTGGAAGGATACCCAGTTTTATTCAAAGATGGAGAAATCTTGAAATATT AGAAATTCAAGGTAGTGGTTTAAGTGGGCCAATTCCTTCTGAAATTTCATTTCTGCACAACTTAGAAGATTT GAGAATTACTGACTTGACTAATGGATCGGATTCCACTTTCCCACAAATTAATATGACAAAGTTGGAAACACT GATACTAAGGAACTGCCAAATTAGCGACGAATTACCTCCGTATCTTGGGAACATGAAAAGCATTGACATGAAAACCTT AGACCTAAGCTTTAACAAATTAAGCGGAGAGATTCCAGAGACATTTCAAAACCTATTATCAATACCCACACGCGT ATATCTCACAGGAAATCTACTTAATGGAACACTACCTACGTGGGTAGCTGATGAAGTTAAATCTAAGAATGCAAAATCAAT AGATCTTTCATACAACAACTTCACCGATAAAAACTCCGAAGCATGCCAAGAGACTGAAGGCGAAAT GAACTTGTTTGCAAGCTTCCCAAGGAGCCaaag GGCACCTGTTACTTGTCTGACTAGTGGAAACTGTACGAGAA CCTTCGATTATTTCCATATAAATTGTGGTGGTGGACAGGAGACAAGTAGTGAGGGTATAGTGTACGACGATGACGTGGATTCATCAGGGGCAGCAACATCTAAAATGCCCAAAGAAAACTGGGCATTTAGCAATACTGGTCATTTCTTGGatgctaataataataatgcagAAGTCTATATCCAAAAAAGTCAAAATACGCTTTCTATGACTGATTCTGCATTGTATCAGACTGCACGTGTATCTCCCATTTCTTTGACTTATTACGGAATGTGTCTGGAAAATGGAGAGTACACAGTATCACTGCATTTTGCAGAGATCATGTTCACCGATGATAACACATATAGCAGTCTTGGAAGACGTATATTTGATGTTTACATTCAG GGAAAGCTAGAATTGAAGGATTTCAATATTGCAAATGAAGCAGGAGGAGTTGGGAAGAacatcacaaaaataatttcaactactGTTAGTAATAACTCTTTAGAGATTCGATTTTATTGGGCTGGAAAAGGAACAACTGCTATCCCATATAGATCAGTATATGGCCCTCTTATATCTGCTATATCTGCCACTCGTG TAAACAGTTCCAGAACAGATCCACGTAGCATGGCTGTAGGGGTTGTAATTGGGATATCAGTTTCTGCAATAATATTTGTCATACTTGTTGTACTTGCCTGGAGACTTCATATTGGgaaaagaaattcattaacaaaaG AGTTAAAGCAGTTAAATTTGCAAGTGGGTTTGTTTACTATGCGTCAAATAAAAGTTGCAACGAATAACTTTGATATTGCTAATAAGATTGGAGAAGGAGGCTTTGGTCCTGTCTACAAG GGTATTTTATCGGATGGCACAACAATAGCAGTTAAAATGCTTTCATCAAAGTCTAAGCAAGGGAACCGTGAGTTTATAAATGAGATAGGTTTGATTTCAGCTTTGCAACACGCTTGTCTTGTTAAACTTTACGGTTGTTGTGTTGAGGGAAATCAGTTGTTGCTGGTTTACGAATATCTGGAAAACAATAGTCTTGCACATGCTTTATTTA GAAATGAAGAATCTTGTTTGCGATTGGATTGGCCAACCAGGTATAAGATTTGTGTTGGTATAGCTAGAGGTTTGGCTTTCCTACATGAAGAATCAAGATTAAAAGTTGTTCACAGAGACATAAAGGCTACTAATGTGTTGTTAGACAAAGATCTAAACCCTAAGATATCTGATTTTGGTCTTGCAAAGCTTGATGATGAAGACAACACTCACATAAGCACAAGAATAGCTGGCACTTA TGGATATATGGCTCCAGAATATGCCATGCATGGTTATTTAACTGATAAAGCAGATGTTTATAGTTTTGGAGTGGTTGCCTTGGAAATTGTAACTGGAAAGAGTAATACCATCCCTCGACCCAAGCAAGAAGCATTGCATCTTTTAGATTGG GCCCATTTgctgaaagagaaaggaaatcTGATGGAGCTTGTTGACAGAAGGTTAGGATCAAATTTCAATGAAAAAGAGGTTATGGTGGTGATAAAAGTGGGTCTTTTGTGCACAAATGTCACTGCAAATCTTAGGCCTACCATGTCAACAGTGCTTAGCATGCTTGAAGGAAAAGCTGTGATTCCAGAATTTATTTCAGATTCATCTGAAATAATGGATGAAGAGAAACTAGAGGCAATGAGACAATATTACTctcaaattgaagaaaatgagagaaatgaAACACAGAGAAATCATAGTTCATCAAAAGATGGGCCATGGACTGCTTCGTCTTCATCAGCTGCAGATTTATATCCTGTCCATATTGATTCTTCTTATTGGGAGAAAAGAAATTAG